The genomic segment CATTGTTTGACAAATAAAAATGTCGGCAGAAGACATAAAAAAAGACAGGCAGTTGAAAACTACCTGTCTGACACGTGTTCTCGGCAGGACTCGAACCTGCAACCTTCTGATCCGTAGTCAGATGCTCTATCCAATTAAGCTACGAAAACAGCGTTTGGGAGTGCAAAGGTACAAAGCGCAATTTTATTTCCAAACTTTTGCCCATGTTTTTTTAATTTTGCTTTATCCATGTCTGCCATCTACTTTCATATTCCTTTTTGCAAACAGGCTTGCCACTACTGCGACTTTCATTTCAGCACTTCGCTGCAAGGAATGGCGGCAATGTCGGAAGCGCTGTTGCGTGAAACGGAACTCCGTGCTGCCGAACGCTCAACACCCGCTGCCAGTGTTTATTTTGGCGGAGGCACTCCCTCCCTCCTACCCGCCGGCAACTTGGCGCAATTGTTAGCCCAAACCCGACGGGTTTTCGGTATCTTGCCCGATGCCGAAATCACGCTGGAAGCCAACCCCGACGACCTTTCACCCGAAAAATTGCGGCAATTGCGACAGCTGGGCATCAACCGCCTGAGCATTGGTATTCAGAGTTTTCACGAAGCGCACCTCCGCTGGATGAATCGGGCACACAATGCGCAGGAAGCACTTGCATGTGTTACATGGGCTAAACAGGCAGGTTTTGACAACATCAGTATTGATCTGATTTATGCACTGCCCGCAGAAAATCACAGCCTCTGGGAACAAGATTTACAGACAGCCATTCACTTGGGCGTTACACATATTTCGGCCTACTGCCTGACGATTGAGGAACGAACGGCGTTTGGCAACTGGCTGAAAAAAGGGCGCATACAGTCCGTAGATGATGAATTTGCTGCCCGACAGTTTGAGATAATGACCGAACGACTCACGGCAGCAGGTTTTGAGCACTATGAAATCTCCAATTTTGCCCGTTCGGGATACTATTCGCGCCATAACTCCAACTACTGGAAAAAAGGGACTTACATCGGCATAGGCCCTTCGGCACACAGCTACAACGGCACGCAGCGCAGCTACAACATAGCCAATAATGCAAAATACATCAAAGCCATTCTATCGGGTCAGTTGCCGACGGAAACAGAAACACTCACCCGCCGCGACCACATCAACGAATACCTGATGACTTCGCTAAGAACACAGTGGGGAGCCGATTTGCAGTGGCTTTCAAGGACTTACGGTTACGATTTAATGGCATCGCAAAGTGATTACCTGCTTCGGCTGACGGCATCGGAGCAGGCTTTTATCAAAGATAATCACCTGATACTGACCAACAAAGGCAGGCTACTTGCCGACAGCATCGCTCTGGAATTATTTCTGCCTGACGATTAAGATTTAAGCGAATGAATACGGCGAATCACTAAGCCTGTTTGCGAACCGCTTACGGGCGGTTTACCCGTGTAAAGCACCTTGACCTCGTGTGCGCTTGGCAAAAGTACGGTTACTAATCGGTATGCACCGGCAAACTCGCTGCTCAATACGGTGCCGCGCATCAGTGCCTCTTTTTCCGGTACTAACTCCAAATCTTCGGGGCGCAGGCAAATTTTGGCCGACGGGCGCTCCAAATTAGCCCGCAGCGACAAGGGCAGCACCTCGGCAGGTAAAATATTTACTTCGCCGGTAGCCATGGCCACGTATTCGGTGTTCGGATAGCGGTAAATCTCCTCGGAAGTGCCTATTTGCAAGATTTTACCGTTGCGCATCACGGCTAATTTATCGGCTACCGCAAGTGCGTGCAACGGCTCGTGTGTAACCATTACAACGGTTGTTTGCTCGTGCAAAATGATTCTTTTGAGGTCTTTGCGCAAGCTGCGGCGCATGGGGTAGTCCATCTGGCTGAAAGGTTCGTCCATCAGCAACAAACGCGGCTTGGCTGCTAATGCACGGGCTACTGCCACTCGCTGCCGTTCACCTCCCGAAAGTTGGGCAGGCAGTTTTTTCTCTATCCCGGGCAGGCGAATCAGCTCCAGCAACTCCTTCACTCGCGCCTGTTGTTTAGCGGCGGGCTGCGATAAAATCGGATAGGAGATATTATCGGCAATATTCATTTTATTGAACAAACCGAAGTCTTGTTGAATCAGTGCCACGCGCGGGTCGCCGGGCACCAATTTTTGGGAAGGGTCGGGCACAGGTCGTCCGTCCAGCCATACATGACCGCTGTCAGGCATCTCCAAACCTGCCATAATGCGCAGCAAGGTACTTTTCCCTGCACCGCTTTCTCCAAGAATAGCTATGATTTCACTCTGGTTGGCAGTAAAC from the Rhodoflexus caldus genome contains:
- the hemW gene encoding radical SAM family heme chaperone HemW codes for the protein MSAIYFHIPFCKQACHYCDFHFSTSLQGMAAMSEALLRETELRAAERSTPAASVYFGGGTPSLLPAGNLAQLLAQTRRVFGILPDAEITLEANPDDLSPEKLRQLRQLGINRLSIGIQSFHEAHLRWMNRAHNAQEALACVTWAKQAGFDNISIDLIYALPAENHSLWEQDLQTAIHLGVTHISAYCLTIEERTAFGNWLKKGRIQSVDDEFAARQFEIMTERLTAAGFEHYEISNFARSGYYSRHNSNYWKKGTYIGIGPSAHSYNGTQRSYNIANNAKYIKAILSGQLPTETETLTRRDHINEYLMTSLRTQWGADLQWLSRTYGYDLMASQSDYLLRLTASEQAFIKDNHLILTNKGRLLADSIALELFLPDD
- a CDS encoding ABC transporter ATP-binding protein; its protein translation is MLLSFLEVEHLHKQYAGQAQPALSGVSFTANQSEIIAILGESGAGKSTLLRIMAGLEMPDSGHVWLDGRPVPDPSQKLVPGDPRVALIQQDFGLFNKMNIADNISYPILSQPAAKQQARVKELLELIRLPGIEKKLPAQLSGGERQRVAVARALAAKPRLLLMDEPFSQMDYPMRRSLRKDLKRIILHEQTTVVMVTHEPLHALAVADKLAVMRNGKILQIGTSEEIYRYPNTEYVAMATGEVNILPAEVLPLSLRANLERPSAKICLRPEDLELVPEKEALMRGTVLSSEFAGAYRLVTVLLPSAHEVKVLYTGKPPVSGSQTGLVIRRIHSLKS